cctaatggccgtgaagtcccaatttagcttgagtcgagacgtcttcgatgttatgctcacagttgttggcagcctgctcccggatggtcacatcttgccaaagagcatgtatgaggcacagaaactccttcgtacacttaagatgccatacgagcagatacatgcttgtccgaaggggtgcatcttatttaggaaagagtatgcgggaagaaaagtactgtgtgaagtgcgaatcgtctaggttcctagaggtagactctggtgatggtcagaagaggcagctcgcaatccccgtgaagatcctacggtaccttcctttcataccgaggatccaacggctttacatGACTGAGAAATCTGCGAAAcaaatgacatggcacaaaaacagACGTCGATACAATCttgagaagatggtacacccatccgatggtgaagcctggacaaggtttgatgagattcatcgtgagaaagctctagaggctcataatgtacgtgttgcgctggcaacagatgggttcaatccttacaGAATGGCGGCTGCCCCGTACACCTGTTGGCCTATGTtcattatccccctcaatctcccccctggcgtcctctttcaacgacagaacatatttttgtcgttgataattctagaacacccggggaataatatgagtgtatacatggagcctctgattgatgatttggtccgtgcttgggagaaaggggtatggacatacgactgagctacaaagacaaacttcaaaatgtatgtttggtaccagtactccctgcatgacttgctggcatatgggattttctgctgctggtgtgttcacgggaggttcccatgcccagtatgcaaggcttctctgatgttcatttggttgatgaagggtggcaagtactcttcgttcgacaaacatcgacaattcctccctcctgaccatccattccgactagacatcaagaactttacgaaagatgtCATAGTTATAGACCCTACAACGCAGATGATGACAGGAGCCACGGTTCGAGCTCAGTTAGACGCTCTCAaggtcaataaacaagaaggtggttttgtgggatatggcgagcaacatgcttggactcagaagtcgtgcttgtggaacctcccctattttgatgatcttcttcttccacataacattaatgtaatgcacactgaaaagaatatcgctgaggcaatttttggtacaatcatggacattcctgataagacaaaggataatgttaaggctagagtggatcaagcgaggttatgcgatagaccaaagctggaCATGGCGCCTCCCAGAGCCGGcaagtcatggagaaagcctaaggccaattttgtcctgacgagggcccaaaggagggaggtactagaatggttccaaacgttaatgttccctgatgggtatgcagcgaatctgaagaggggagtgaacttagctactatacgagtcaacgggctcaagagtcatgattaccacatatggcttgagcgcctacttccggtgatggttcgaggctatgtccctgagcatgtctggcaggtgctagcggagttgagcaatttcttccaccagctttgtgccaaggagttatctcgtaccgtGGTTGCAGAAATGGAAAAAATGACgcctgtgttgctctataagttggagaagatttttccacctggcttcttcaatccgatgcagcatatgattctacacctcccgtatgaagcacgaatgggggggggggggctgtgtagggccattggtgctattcaattgagagatgtcaaaaggttatttgaactaaatgtaaaaaccaatgcaaaattgaagcttccattgcagaggcatacattttgGAGGAGgtttcaaacttcacaacaaaatactatgctgacaaccttcctagcgtgcataatccaccccctcgttacaatgccgacgaagatgaatcgagccttagcattttctgagggcaactcggaagtgcaagtggtgtGACCCACAAGatcttgaaacatgaagagtggcacgctatcatgctgtatgtgttgatcaacctatccgaagtggagccgtacatgctgtaagttctcaacgaacttgttctCAAGTAGTCACTATTATGTGTCCAACTCctatgtttctcgttggtacagggaatttcatcgtcaattctggcatgaatcaagggaacctaccccgcatgaagctgagacccttctcagagagggtgcgggaaatggaatgcccgatttcatttcttggttcaaacagaaggtacagTCCAATTTAACTCGTATTTAGTTTGACATTATAAGATGCTCGTACATGCGAATAATATAATGAaccaccctgcttgaacttgtagggccaaactgatgcgtctatgagtgccgagttgagacaggttgccgatggctgtGCCTGTAGGGTCAAGTCGTTTACCGGGTATgacgtgaatggctatcgctttcacacaacaagccacgagcagagttggtccaatcgaagaaccacaaataccggagttttTATGCCGGGCATTGATGGGGTCGAGTACTACGGAAgacttgaagaaatatacgaactcatgtttcatggttgaaaacctcttaatccagtcatattcaaatgccattggtttgatccattagtagtgagacggacccctaatcttgggctagtcaaaattcgacaatcatccgtcttaccaggagacgatgtctatattgtggctcaatcagccacgcaagtttattatctctcatacctgTGCCAAACCGAcaaccgtcttaagggttgggatgttgtgtataaggtatcgccacacggtaaacaacctgtaccaaacaatgaagattacaacatagaccccaacacatatgacggagagttcttccaagaagatgggctcgaagggagttttgagatagacttaaccaaaacgatcggaatggaagtagacaatgaaagggttgctgACGAGGACGCTAGAGACGAGGTttagaatgtgaaggacttagaattacttcagcgattacatttaggcaataATAGTGATGACAACattcccgatcatgatgattatatcgacacgcgtgatagtgatgatgagacttatgatctagctaatcccgatcatgatgattatttctaatacatgtatgagctgtactaatttatttattatttgtcataactttctaagtatgttttgtttatttgtgctgattggtttactctttttaattgcaggtgattgaacaatggtgggcggtacGAGGAAGATCGCGGCACTTTACGGAAAGAGCGGAGCTTCAGGGTCAGCTTTACGGAGGGGTCGAGGCAAGGGTGGAGGGAAGGGTAAGCGGAAGGGTAAAGGGGCAAGGCCCTCGTCCCCTGTAGCTCCCTCGTCGTCGTATGAGGAGCTACCTTCCGCGCACACCTctggtgatgaggaggaggtacaggaggagcaggagcaggtggaggaggaggcagtgGGTCCCGAGgtctggttgcgaggtccctcaaCCCTCCCAaggcgaccgatacctcttgagagacgcccgatGGTTCGACCCTCTGGGAAAaaataagtaactttagatgttctcaataatttttcgtttgatatgttgaaaattacaatggaaactaataatttatcttaatcacttagGCAGGGGTTGGATTCAGgtcagtgggggtgatcacaaccgcaaggtcaacgacatccttggccttttgtgcaGGCTAAACTTCCTTGGCTTAGTGCAGTTCCGCGAAGAGCTACAGCTGGCCTACACGTGGGACAACTACGTCGCTGCCCTCGACACCGCTGATCGTGACGGCAGGGTATTCCCCAACAAGGCGAAGCGGGTGAAGGGCGAGCTGTGGGTAagtattcctcgcactacattgctcaatacatcacattcactGGACATTCTTGAAGTAATGACTGTATACATCGCGTCTATATGTAGGACTTCTACAGATGCCAGGAGGGGTACGAGGCCAAGGCGGCCTCCATCACTGAAGAAGCCGCCaagaagctcgtgaaggacatgcactatgaGGCGCGTGTCCAGGCCATCATCGACTACTATGCTCAACACAGACGGATAaaggttaaaaaagaagaggcaagaaCAATGAACCTGACCCGGGAATAATTCTTGCAGGtacatatagaacattaatacttactttttatgagattaattatgcttaattttATTTTTTCATGTCATACACTTGATCACGTAGGTGCCTCCGTACTGGTGCGCCCAGCATTCCCATTGCTGGGAatacatggtggacaagtggttggaGCCCGGGTGGGTGGAGACGCACACCGCTTGCCGGGACCAGTGTTTGCTGATGCCACGggcatcacaccatcaaggcagcctgagcctcgacgaatacagggaaaaataggtacgcgaattcatttctttattctaacactcaattctgcataatttataatcattttgcatttttgcctcagtcgtcgtcacatgatggccagccttgctctcagttcaaggcatgggttctgtccaaaaagggcaaggcgacgacAAACATCGACTTCAACCCGAAGGACCCGCTCGAGGCGTACAGCGATCCCAGCATCCACAGCCGCGTCAGTGAGTACACAGCGATGGCAAGGCAGGTTCATGGGCCACAgttcgatccgagcacccaggatcttgatggagaaatcgtgatgagggtgggaggaggcaagaagcatggccggtactAGATTGGCGACAGTACAATCGACATGGcatctactcccactctctcccagatccgagcaaggagcacgagcgcgAGCCCGGCGATACGCCCTCGGCCAACCGCTACACAGTACCAGATAGAGGCTCTTCAGGTTATTTCTTATTTATTCATCGTTCGTTGATTgttacgtactttagctttgcattgtaacattgggaagaaatgttataggcccgggtggaagcagaaatgaagcaacgggaggagatggaggcgaggatggcggagatggaggccgagcggtagaacatggaggaagaacaacGGCAGACGATGTAGAGGATAGAGGGAGAAAATCGGTTCaggatggaccaaatgttccaatacatgcagaattttgcatcgagtatgggtcaaGCTTTGCCACTGCCACCGGTGCTATTCCCTCCACCTCAGCCACCAacaactactcctgtgagtcacttgacaccttataCTGGATCAGTTTTTACCATATGCAGTGATGCCAAAATGTTAGTTAAGTATAATCAGACAAGAATTTTGGGGTACCAAAATGTAAACCGAGCCAATTAAGTATAACTTAATTCCCTAGAATCACATCTGCAAAAGGTTGCAGTTTAGTATGGCACCACttggaaaaataaaaaatgtaaGAAACGTATAGGAGATAATCAACTTTTAGCCACTACTAGGAATGTTTAAAGGCTGCCTTCAGCTTGTGCCTATGTACTGTTATCGTTTAGGGGGCAAGCACCTGGCTACGAGATGACAACCTTGTCCAGCCACTGATCTTGCCTTGTGTATTCCTTGTTTAATTGAAAATAATGGCAAAAGGTAGTTGCATTCTGTGTGAAGTCATGTTCCTGTTGCCCATGTGTTTCCTGTTCCAGAACTCATGTTCTGTGCCTTGCGTGCAATAATGTATTTATACTATACCACAAGTGTATGTAAACTACTATCTGAGGCCCTGAGCGTTGGCCCTCTTTTGTTTCTGCTGGTTCATCACCTGTATGCATTTACTTAAGGTCGAAACAACTACATGTGTCAAATGCAAGACAGCTATATATTGCTGCTACTTACGCTCCAGTCATGTTCTTTTTCCCTTTGCATATGTCTATTTACCTTTTATTACTCTGTTAGATTGATTGATCAGCTACTGCTAGGCTTTAGCAAAGCATGAAAAGACTACAAGATGAGTTTTAGGCTTTAGCAATGCATGTAACAAAAATGATCAACAGCTATTAAGTGCATCACATATAAATatcaatcttgtctcacacattcttctcttttgtgcagaatcaatcgacggcatcaaataatcagtctcaAGACCCAGATTTATCGCAGTGGTTCCAAGGGTCTccgcagtgattgcatttgcatttgtagCTTAAagtgacttagttgtgacttagttatgacttgtgatgatggtttattgtgaactgtgatgatggtttattgtgaattatgatgatAGTTTATTATGCCTGTGAAATACAATTATGCCTATGATGATgatttattgtgaattgtgatggtttattgtgaattgagaggggtccgttATATGGGATAGATTAGTAAAAAAGTGGGGTATtggtaggtttgccgagtgtaacactcggcaaagagacgctttaccgagtgtcgatccaaaacactcggcaaagagaccaaTTTCTATTATTCTGGgaaccttttttgccgagtgttttgtctttgccgagtgtatccaaatggacactcggcaaagcgaccataAAAATCTGCCCGTTTcgcgcttgtttgccgagtgtattcagcgcgacactcggcaaaatgtgcAATCTTTGCCGAGTTCTTTAGTCTTTGCACTCGACAAACTTAataacctttaccgagtgttttgctgttgacactcggcaaactttagaaactttgccgagtgttttggagctgacactcggtaaagtataGAAACTTTGCAGTGTTTTTGCGCTTACACTCGGTAAACTTTagaaactttaccgagtgttttttcgccatgcactcggcaaaatcgtcgtcaccgtgccatcccgttatcattttttttgccgagagtttctctttgctgagtgtttattgacactcggcaaactatttgccgagttCGCGATAAATAATACTCGGCAAACTACTGTTTGCCGATAAAATAATGTCGTGTGTTGTATGTCGAGTGTCTTTGGGCCTTTGCCGATCATGACACAAATCTATCGGCCTTCATGGTGATGGCCTAGGGATCGCAGATTTTGACAGACAAAATATGATAAAATCACAAAAACCATATCATATATATTTTGAAAATTCTGTGTGCAACTAGTCCATTGATTCTCCAATGTGCACACTTGAGAAGTTCGCGAGAAAGCGCAACATATAGCGTTTGACCTTTTTCTTTGCGGGGAGCTACTAGTTCGATGATTAATGAAACTTAGGAGGTGCATATTTACTGCGAAGCCAAAGATGTCTCTCTATTTCCATCCAGGAAATAAATATATGTGTGATCCTGAGGATTATAGGACCATGAAAATTCGAGGGTTCATCACGTGGAGCTGAAGACTACTGACCGGAAACTGCATGGCCCGGACACCCCACGGCTCTTCCAATTACAGGGACGAGCTCATGGATGACAACGATTTGTTCATGATGAAGCTAAGGTCACTGAGTAGCTAGCAATTGCAGGTCCCGTTCTCCGTCGTCTGTCGTGTGTGTTTTCAAACAAAAGTAAAGACTTGAAAAGAATTTGACGATTCCATTAGATGCATGTAGACACTGGATGCCCACTGCACGCGCTGTCCTTTGTTGGATTCTTCATAGGACGGCAGATGCAGGACCATGCACACACCGTCTAGCCTATGAGAGAACTGAGTTTCTACAATAATGGCAGCCGCCCCACAGATAATTGGCCTGGACCGTCCTTGATGCCGGTCACATATGTTACACATGTCGTCCTATGAAGTGCATGCAGATGCTAGATAGCTCTTCCACGATGGATCGGATCATATACAACAGTCACACTGCTCGTCCGTGACCCTGCGTTGCTGCTCGTCTTGATGCACTGCTAGTGGCTATGGACGCCGTTCATCTTGATGCACCGCTAGTGTATCTGCTCCTATTACTTGCATGTTTGAGCAACCACAGCTATACGACCAGCCAGGTACTCCCTCACTCGTGTCGttgtgatgatgggtatgttggCGATCCGTATGTACCCGATGGCTGGAAACGTGATTCCCAAGGTATATATTTCACTTGATTTTCATTTGATTGGTCCGTTATATACATTTGTTAACTGTTGTCGTTGCTTTTAAATTTAATTAACAATAATGGTTCTTTAAATTATAATTTTTCACATGGCAACAGGGTACTACAATCCAGTTCCACAAAAGGTGAACTGCGGCCGGAAATGTGGAAACATCGATGTCCCGTTTCCATTTGGCCTGGAACCAGGATGCTCTGCACGGTCTCAGTTTCAACTCCGCTGCACAAATGTCACGTCCTCCACCCTTATGTTTGACAGGGATCACTACCTGTCCCAGATAAATATTGCGGACGGGTTTGTGCACATCAAGCACCTAAACTCTTACGGTGGGTATTCTTTACCATGGCCAGCTCGCCATAGGGATGGTCTCTTCTCCGGTATAAAGAGCTCTGACCTTGCTCTTAATTGGGTTGTCGCCAATCTTACTTGCCAAGAGGCACAGAGAAATACATCTAGCTATGCATGTGTTAGCGACAACAGTTCATGCTTGAGCGTCAACGAAACTGATGTTGACAACAGCTACCGTTATATTGGCTAtcgatgcaagtgcatgaatggcTACCACGGAAATCCATATGAGCTAAATGGGTGCCATTGGGTTAAAAGACATATAAGTCCTCAGATGGGTGAGTCCTTACTCAATTTAATTTTTTTATGGATGtggagaaacaaaaaaaaaaaatgactgTATAATTGTCTCATGCAGGTGTTGCCATTGGGTTTGCCATTAGTTTCGGAATTTTACTTTTCGGTGTCAGTGTAACACTTCTCGTCCATAGATGGAGAAGAGATATGGAAAAGAAAGTGCGGAGGAAGTATTTCCGGGAGAACCAAGGCCTTCTACTAGAACAGTTAATATCCTCAGATGAAAATGCCACTGAAAAGACAAAGATCTTCTCTTTGGAAGAGCTAGAGAAGGCAACAAACAACTTTGATCGCGCACGTATCCTTGGTGAAGGTGGACATGGAATGGTTTATAAAGGCATCTTATCTGATCAACGTATTGTGGCTATAAAAAAGTCAACGACAATCAAACAAAGTGAGATTTATGAATTCATCAATGAGGTCGCCATTCTTTCACAGACAAACCATCGAAATATCGTGAGACTTTTTGGCTGCTGCCTCGAAACCAAGGTTCCGTTACTCGTATATGACTTTGTTCCTAATGGTTCGTTATACGAAATTCTTCATTCCACCTCAAAAAGCAATTTTGCTTTGTCTTGGGATGATTGCCTAAGAATTGCCACTGAAGCTGCAGGAGCTCTTTGTTATCTTCACTCGTCAGCTTCAGTATCAATCTTTCATCGTGATGTCAAGTCATCTAATATACTCCTTGATGCAAACTACACCGCTAAAGTTTCAGACTTTGGAGCTTCTAGATTGATTCCTATTGATCAAACTCATATTTTTACACATGTACAAGGAACATTTGGTTACTTGGATCCAGAGTACTACCAAACTGGACAATTAAATGAAAAAAGTGATGTATATAGTTTTGGCATTGTGATACTGGAGATGCTCCTAAGAAGGAAAGCTATTTT
Above is a genomic segment from Miscanthus floridulus cultivar M001 chromosome 3, ASM1932011v1, whole genome shotgun sequence containing:
- the LOC136546191 gene encoding putative wall-associated receptor kinase-like 16: MDAVHLDAPLVYLLLLLACLSNHSYTTSQVLPHSCRCDDGYVGDPYVPDGWKRDSQGYYNPVPQKVNCGRKCGNIDVPFPFGLEPGCSARSQFQLRCTNVTSSTLMFDRDHYLSQINIADGFVHIKHLNSYGGYSLPWPARHRDGLFSGIKSSDLALNWVVANLTCQEAQRNTSSYACVSDNSSCLSVNETDVDNSYRYIGYRCKCMNGYHGNPYELNGCHWVKRHISPQMGVAIGFAISFGILLFGVSVTLLVHRWRRDMEKKVRRKYFRENQGLLLEQLISSDENATEKTKIFSLEELEKATNNFDRARILGEGGHGMVYKGILSDQRIVAIKKSTTIKQSEIYEFINEVAILSQTNHRNIVRLFGCCLETKVPLLVYDFVPNGSLYEILHSTSKSNFALSWDDCLRIATEAAGALCYLHSSASVSIFHRDVKSSNILLDANYTAKVSDFGASRLIPIDQTHIFTHVQGTFGYLDPEYYQTGQLNEKSDVYSFGIVILEMLLRRKAIFTNGSGSMQSISQYFLSEFKTRPIIEIVAAQVREEADEEEITSVASLVEMCLRLNAEERPTMKEVEMALQTIKTKRLKSYRVPPLTVKDPQYSRPRDIIDQSFPLEDFGLCQPSTRCYSLEQEFIASTDIPR